From bacterium, one genomic window encodes:
- a CDS encoding VOC family protein, giving the protein MRILFVAGFGPIVRDAETSRRLYVDLFRIPFKEEADGYLHTEALGGVKSFALWPLSQAAQSCFGSDVWPSEVPVPQGWIEFDVEDITEATTELSSRGYRLLVAERKEPWGQIVTRLLGPEGLLVGVTHTPSMRN; this is encoded by the coding sequence CTGTTTGTTGCCGGGTTTGGCCCGATTGTCCGCGATGCAGAAACAAGCCGACGCCTATATGTGGATCTGTTCCGAATACCGTTTAAGGAGGAGGCTGACGGCTACCTTCACACTGAGGCGCTCGGCGGCGTGAAGAGTTTTGCCCTGTGGCCGTTGTCGCAGGCGGCACAGTCGTGTTTCGGAAGCGACGTGTGGCCGAGCGAAGTTCCCGTCCCTCAAGGATGGATCGAGTTTGACGTTGAGGATATCACAGAGGCCACGACTGAACTCTCGTCGAGAGGTTATCGGCTACTCGTTGCGGAGAGAAAGGAGCCGTGGGGTCAAATCGTGACTCGTCTTCTTGGACCGGAAGGATTGCTAGTCGGCGTGACACACACCCCTTCGATGCGAAACTAG
- a CDS encoding tyrosine-type recombinase/integrase, whose amino-acid sequence MERFLLAQQIEEGKAALTLRNYRDWLRPFVEWLGERDAASLAAEDLHAYLAGVFRTFENPYTRFSRVKAIKVLYGRMQRKGMIAENPAREIVTPRLPEEVPYVLQVSQVDALRRACRADTFTGLRNRAMLEVAFDCGLRSIEMRRLLASDVDWKERTLRVQGKARPGHPTPIRHVPFSVTVTRTLRKYLDARSRLPGDVLFVDRHGLALSRRNFCRIIERLRARVGLHTARGSWHDLRHSFTTEMLRSGCSEEHLRRMLGHKDRRMLQRYSHLVTADLRRAHDQHSPADRAFRD is encoded by the coding sequence TTGGAACGGTTTCTCCTCGCGCAACAAATCGAAGAGGGCAAAGCCGCGTTGACGTTGCGGAACTATCGCGATTGGCTCCGTCCATTCGTTGAGTGGCTCGGAGAGAGGGACGCCGCGTCACTTGCGGCGGAGGACCTGCACGCCTACCTCGCCGGGGTGTTCCGTACCTTCGAGAACCCCTATACGCGCTTCTCACGAGTGAAGGCCATCAAGGTGCTCTATGGACGGATGCAGCGCAAGGGGATGATCGCCGAGAATCCTGCCCGCGAGATCGTGACGCCGCGCTTGCCCGAAGAGGTGCCCTATGTGCTCCAGGTGTCACAGGTGGATGCGCTCCGTCGGGCCTGTCGCGCCGACACGTTCACCGGCCTGCGGAATCGCGCGATGTTGGAAGTCGCGTTCGATTGCGGTCTGCGCAGCATCGAGATGCGGCGCTTACTCGCGAGCGACGTGGACTGGAAGGAGCGGACGTTGCGGGTCCAAGGGAAAGCGCGGCCCGGTCATCCGACGCCTATTCGACACGTTCCGTTTAGCGTGACCGTCACGCGGACGCTCCGCAAGTATCTCGACGCACGGTCACGACTTCCTGGTGATGTCCTTTTTGTTGATCGGCACGGATTGGCTCTCTCCCGTCGAAACTTCTGCCGGATCATCGAGCGCCTCAGAGCAAGAGTCGGGCTCCACACCGCACGGGGCTCATGGCATGACTTGCGCCATAGTTTCACGACGGAGATGTTGCGGAGTGGCTGTTCGGAAGAACACCTGCGCCGGATGCTCGGCCACAAAGATCGTCGGATGCTCCAGCGATACAGTCATCTCGTGACCGCCGACCTGCGACGGGCGCACGATCAACATTCTCCGGCGGATCGGGCGTTTCGGGACTGA